In Leptospira kirschneri serovar Cynopteri str. 3522 CT, one DNA window encodes the following:
- a CDS encoding potassium-transporting ATPase subunit F, translated as MNLETILALSMGVFCIIYLAYTIFRPEKF; from the coding sequence ATGAATTTAGAAACTATTTTGGCTTTGAGTATGGGTGTATTTTGTATCATTTATCTGGCATATACAATTTTTAGACCGGAAAAGTTTTAA
- the kdpA gene encoding potassium-transporting ATPase subunit KdpA — translation MVTEWIQLSIFLFVILIFSPLFGFVLYKVYLYKTSGFENFLYKLCGIDPNRNMDWKEYALSLLVFNFFGFLLLFLILFFQNYLPLNPEKFSGLGWDLAFNTAVSFTTNTNWQAYSGESTLSFFSQMAGLTTQNFLSATTGLCVLLALSRGISVNYNIFAFGNFWKDMIRGTLYVLLPLSFVFALFLVGSGVVQTFSESFSAITLEGNIQTIPLGPVASQVAIKQLGTNGGGYFGANASHPFENPSPISNFVQMFSILILPGACVFLYGRITGNIRHAWVIFSVMFTILCVGILIVWTFESSWNPISGAFGFWEGKEMRFGILNSSIWEVSTTVASNGSVNSMHDSFSPIGGLVGMLNIQLGEIVFGGVGAGTYGMILFVLLTVFLSGIMVGRSPEYLGKKIEKKEIQMSILGILLPSTIILLFTAISVSISDALSSLTNRGPHGLSEILYAFSSGAGNNGSAFAGLNANTTYYNVMIAITMILGRFGVILPVLVIAGSLAEKKRSEIVSEGSFSTEGGTFYVLLLSVIIIVGALTFFPVLTIGPILEHFIMFQDGTF, via the coding sequence ATGGTAACGGAATGGATTCAACTTTCGATCTTTCTGTTTGTGATCCTAATTTTCTCTCCCTTATTCGGTTTTGTATTGTATAAAGTGTATTTATATAAAACTTCTGGTTTCGAAAATTTTTTATATAAACTTTGTGGGATCGATCCCAATCGAAATATGGATTGGAAAGAATATGCTCTATCTTTGCTTGTATTCAATTTTTTCGGTTTTCTATTATTGTTTTTAATTTTATTTTTTCAGAATTATCTTCCACTCAATCCAGAAAAATTTTCAGGATTAGGTTGGGACCTTGCATTTAACACCGCGGTCAGTTTTACCACAAATACGAACTGGCAGGCCTATAGTGGAGAATCTACGTTAAGTTTTTTTTCCCAAATGGCAGGATTGACCACACAAAATTTTCTCAGTGCAACTACTGGATTGTGTGTGCTTCTTGCGCTTTCAAGAGGAATATCAGTAAATTATAATATTTTCGCTTTTGGAAACTTTTGGAAGGATATGATTCGAGGAACGTTATACGTTCTTCTTCCTCTCTCTTTTGTTTTTGCTTTGTTTTTGGTTGGTTCTGGAGTAGTACAAACTTTTTCCGAATCCTTCTCAGCGATTACTTTAGAAGGGAATATCCAAACCATTCCTTTAGGTCCGGTTGCGTCTCAGGTCGCAATCAAACAATTAGGAACAAACGGGGGTGGGTATTTTGGAGCAAACGCGTCGCATCCTTTTGAAAACCCCTCTCCAATTTCCAATTTTGTACAAATGTTTTCCATTCTGATTTTGCCAGGCGCCTGTGTTTTCTTATACGGAAGAATAACCGGAAATATCAGACACGCATGGGTGATTTTCAGTGTGATGTTTACGATACTCTGCGTTGGAATTTTAATCGTCTGGACTTTTGAATCCTCTTGGAACCCGATCAGTGGAGCCTTTGGTTTTTGGGAAGGAAAAGAAATGAGGTTTGGAATTTTAAACAGTTCTATTTGGGAAGTTTCCACAACGGTAGCGTCTAACGGATCTGTAAATTCCATGCACGATAGTTTTTCTCCGATCGGTGGTCTAGTAGGAATGTTGAATATACAATTAGGAGAAATTGTATTTGGAGGAGTGGGAGCCGGAACGTACGGAATGATACTTTTTGTTCTGCTAACCGTATTTTTAAGCGGGATCATGGTGGGCCGTAGCCCGGAATATTTAGGTAAAAAAATAGAAAAGAAAGAAATTCAGATGTCCATCCTAGGAATTTTATTACCTTCTACAATTATACTTTTGTTTACCGCAATTTCGGTAAGTATTTCGGACGCGTTATCTTCTCTTACAAATCGAGGACCTCACGGTCTATCAGAAATACTTTATGCGTTTTCTTCGGGAGCGGGAAATAACGGAAGCGCTTTTGCCGGTTTGAACGCAAATACTACTTATTATAATGTTATGATAGCGATTACGATGATATTAGGAAGGTTTGGAGTGATTCTGCCTGTTTTAGTGATTGCTGGAAGTCTCGCCGAGAAAAAAAGATCGGAGATCGTATCAGAAGGTTCTTTTTCTACGGAAGGAGGAACCTTTTATGTGTTGTTATTATCCGTTATCATCATAGTAGGCGCGCTTACTTTTTTTCCGGTGCTTACTATCGGTCCGATACTTGAGCATTTTATAATGTTTCAGGATGGGACTTTTTAA